In Vibrio alginolyticus NBRC 15630 = ATCC 17749, one genomic interval encodes:
- a CDS encoding siderophore biosynthesis protein PvsD, with product MLQTQSSQTSELRAHDVQLNREKAQLNTIMGVLNCYLREFALPNQQVEWHYQSTSLPQTLKRNYSAKQRVAVHLSQQNDVLVLPIHYASKLGKIKLAELPWAKMPGSGWAKLDATQTLTLLLNYLKQVLAIPFNHELIEQLENSVLVTEQFLNVAPKSHHNEFIASEQSLIWGHTFHPTPKSRSGVTMDDLLAFSPEVGAQVPLYWFEVDTSLLDVLSSDGEANPAQRMLQQLAPQHTTSNGKILYPCHPWESYTILSNPSVKRAIEQGKITPLGLGGEKMQPTSSVRTLYHPDMDWFAKFSINVRLTNCVRKNAWYELDSAVQLTSILKPIRENEQLHNPVFKVMTEPYATTLNLESVAERNWDDKTKARESFGILYRENFSLSEVDILKPTLAGALFAYDKNGNSCIAQRLKNKARTTQNRYSDIATLWFERYLHCLIPGVFNYYFKHGVAFEPHLQNTLIGFEQEMPCCVWIRDLEGTKLLPEFWPAETLTDLSERARQSVYYSREQGWNRIGYCTFINNISEAIFFIAEGDEPLEQTLWNAVQSAIVRWQSVNGKQPELEALLNGGHFPSKNNFTTRLMQKADKESGYTQVAAPWQQHEKGAQHV from the coding sequence GGTGTTCTTAATTGTTACTTACGTGAATTTGCGCTACCGAATCAACAAGTGGAATGGCACTACCAATCGACATCGCTACCCCAAACGTTAAAACGCAACTATTCCGCCAAGCAGCGGGTAGCCGTTCATCTTTCTCAACAAAATGACGTGCTGGTTTTGCCGATTCACTACGCGAGCAAACTGGGCAAAATCAAATTGGCAGAACTGCCGTGGGCGAAAATGCCGGGATCTGGTTGGGCGAAATTGGATGCCACGCAAACTCTTACGCTTTTGCTTAACTATCTCAAGCAGGTGTTGGCGATCCCGTTCAACCATGAGCTGATCGAACAACTGGAAAATAGCGTGCTGGTTACCGAGCAGTTTCTCAACGTCGCGCCCAAATCGCATCACAACGAGTTTATCGCTTCGGAACAATCTCTGATTTGGGGGCATACTTTCCATCCGACCCCGAAAAGTCGTTCGGGCGTCACCATGGATGATCTCTTGGCGTTTTCTCCAGAAGTCGGCGCGCAAGTCCCGTTGTACTGGTTTGAAGTGGATACGTCCTTACTTGATGTGCTGAGTTCCGACGGAGAAGCTAACCCTGCGCAACGCATGCTACAACAGCTCGCGCCACAACACACCACCAGCAATGGGAAGATCCTCTACCCTTGCCATCCTTGGGAAAGCTACACCATTTTGAGCAACCCAAGCGTGAAGCGTGCCATTGAACAAGGCAAGATCACGCCACTGGGTTTAGGTGGTGAAAAGATGCAGCCGACCTCTTCAGTTCGTACCCTCTACCATCCAGATATGGATTGGTTTGCGAAATTCTCCATCAACGTACGATTAACCAATTGCGTGCGAAAAAACGCGTGGTACGAACTCGACAGCGCCGTGCAGCTCACGTCGATTCTCAAACCAATTCGAGAAAACGAACAGCTGCACAACCCCGTATTTAAAGTGATGACAGAGCCTTACGCCACCACATTGAATCTAGAAAGTGTCGCTGAGCGTAATTGGGATGACAAAACCAAAGCGCGCGAATCGTTTGGGATTTTATACCGCGAAAATTTCTCGCTGAGCGAAGTCGACATCTTAAAACCAACCCTCGCTGGCGCTCTGTTTGCTTACGACAAAAACGGCAACAGTTGCATTGCTCAACGCCTTAAAAACAAAGCGCGTACTACGCAAAATCGCTATTCCGACATCGCGACACTGTGGTTTGAACGCTATTTGCATTGCCTAATTCCAGGTGTGTTTAACTACTACTTCAAACACGGGGTGGCGTTTGAGCCGCATTTGCAAAACACCTTGATTGGCTTTGAACAAGAGATGCCGTGTTGTGTTTGGATTCGTGATTTGGAAGGCACCAAGTTACTGCCAGAGTTTTGGCCAGCAGAAACATTAACTGACTTGTCTGAACGCGCGCGACAATCGGTTTACTACAGTCGCGAACAAGGCTGGAATCGCATCGGATACTGCACCTTTATCAACAACATCAGCGAAGCGATTTTCTTCATCGCAGAAGGTGATGAGCCACTAGAGCAAACGCTGTGGAATGCGGTGCAAAGTGCCATTGTGCGTTGGCAGTCAGTGAATGGAAAACAGCCAGAACTAGAAGCATTGCTGAATGGCGGTCACTTCCCAAGCAAAAATAATTTCACCACGCGTTTGATGCAAAAAGCCGATAAGGAGTCGGGCTATACCCAAGTCGCCGCGCCTTGGCAGCAACACGAAAAAGGAGCGCAACATGTCTAA
- a CDS encoding type III PLP-dependent enzyme, producing the protein MSNSLSLSTRVSQQVHTLAQQQNQPLCAYVYDLNALEEHIKQLRHVLPKNVELFYAAKANPSGPILKTLAPYVDGFEAASGGELTHLHQQQLDKPLIFGGPGKMLSELQQAIELDVDGIHVESLTELKRIGALTERLNRPTSIFLRMNIDIGDITLSKLAMGGKPTPFGLDESELSNALMLLRDFPQVSLKGFHFHLMSHQLDVERHLALMQRYFQVVKAWQQEFELGELMINLGGGMGINYQNPEQHFPWMEFCDKLEFLIAKEQVQDWTLRFECGRFITAACGYYVMEVLDIKQNLGENFVIARGGTHHFRTPAAQSHDHPFVILKSEQHHEISHPIQHAQATFVGQLCTPKDVLARNQHVAHVDIGDYVVFTLAGAYAWNISHQNFLMHEPPIFHYF; encoded by the coding sequence ATGTCTAATTCACTCTCCCTATCGACACGCGTTAGCCAGCAAGTTCACACGCTCGCACAGCAGCAAAATCAACCCTTGTGCGCGTACGTGTATGACCTAAACGCCTTAGAAGAACACATCAAACAACTGCGTCACGTTTTGCCGAAAAATGTCGAGCTATTTTACGCAGCCAAAGCCAATCCATCGGGCCCTATTCTCAAAACGCTCGCGCCGTATGTCGATGGTTTTGAAGCGGCGTCTGGCGGGGAGTTGACACACCTCCACCAGCAACAACTCGATAAGCCATTGATCTTCGGTGGCCCCGGAAAAATGCTAAGTGAATTGCAACAAGCGATTGAGCTGGATGTCGATGGAATTCATGTCGAAAGTCTCACCGAGCTAAAGCGCATTGGAGCACTAACCGAGCGCCTCAACCGCCCTACTTCGATCTTTTTGCGTATGAACATTGATATTGGCGACATCACGCTCAGCAAGTTGGCGATGGGTGGCAAGCCGACTCCATTTGGCTTGGACGAGTCCGAACTGAGTAATGCTTTAATGTTGCTGCGCGATTTCCCGCAAGTGTCACTGAAAGGTTTCCATTTTCACTTGATGTCGCATCAGCTCGATGTTGAACGTCACTTAGCGTTGATGCAGCGCTATTTCCAAGTCGTGAAGGCGTGGCAACAGGAGTTCGAACTCGGTGAGCTGATGATCAACTTGGGCGGCGGCATGGGCATCAACTACCAAAACCCTGAGCAACACTTTCCGTGGATGGAGTTTTGCGACAAGTTGGAATTCCTCATCGCTAAAGAGCAAGTGCAAGATTGGACACTGCGTTTTGAATGCGGACGTTTCATCACGGCGGCATGCGGTTATTACGTAATGGAAGTGCTGGATATTAAGCAAAATCTTGGCGAAAACTTTGTCATCGCGCGCGGAGGAACCCACCATTTCCGCACGCCAGCAGCGCAGAGCCATGATCATCCATTCGTCATCCTGAAAAGCGAGCAACACCATGAGATTTCTCACCCAATTCAGCATGCACAAGCGACCTTTGTCGGCCAGCTTTGTACGCCCAAAGATGTGCTGGCACGCAATCAACACGTCGCCCACGTCGATATTGGTGATTACGTTGTGTTTACCTTAGCGGGCGCGTATGCGTGGAACATCTCCCATCAAAACTTCTTGATGCATGAACCGCCGATCTTCCACTATTTCTAA
- a CDS encoding DUF302 domain-containing protein: protein MKKVIIGLVVALTSLSALAGEGVVTVASTHSAKDTADKFVAIAQEKGLNVFARINHQENAAKVDMTLRPTEVIVFGNPKVGTPLMICAQEVALDLPQKVLVYEDAEGKTWLAYNDPMYLKQRHHIEGCDEVLNKISGVLGNLTNAAAK, encoded by the coding sequence ATGAAAAAAGTAATCATCGGGTTGGTCGTGGCGTTGACGTCATTGAGTGCGTTGGCTGGTGAGGGCGTGGTAACCGTTGCGAGCACGCATTCAGCAAAAGATACAGCGGATAAATTTGTCGCTATCGCGCAAGAAAAAGGGTTGAACGTCTTTGCGCGCATTAACCATCAAGAGAATGCCGCGAAAGTCGATATGACGTTGCGACCAACCGAAGTTATCGTGTTTGGAAACCCTAAAGTGGGCACGCCACTGATGATCTGTGCGCAGGAAGTGGCGCTCGATTTACCCCAAAAAGTGTTGGTGTATGAAGATGCTGAAGGCAAAACGTGGTTAGCTTATAACGATCCTATGTATTTAAAGCAGCGCCATCATATTGAAGGCTGTGACGAGGTATTGAACAAAATCAGCGGCGTGCTGGGCAATTTAACCAACGCGGCGGCGAAGTAG